Part of the Citrus sinensis cultivar Valencia sweet orange chromosome 2, DVS_A1.0, whole genome shotgun sequence genome, ACTTccaaaagattaaataaggTGAGAACCATTTCCcctatattaatttgttctaaAATGTACAGTTTTTTGCACAAAGGAAATTTCTAGTTTGCCTGAAATTTTTGACGGAGAAAGTGCCCCAAGAGGCAAACTACTTCTTTTTGAGTTTGCCTATTCAAGAACTAATCATTAGGGCTAAATTTTCGGGCAGTCTAGCATGACTCTTGCATAATTCCTTTCATGCTTGATTCAAATGCAACTAGAGGATTTGAACTACTTCCGATAGATTTGGgtacatatatatgtttatgtcCTTACTATTTCTAACTTAATATATAGGGGCTGATTTTTGTTGAAATAACTGGCTTTGTTAGAGAAATCGtttgattcaaaaatttaagttgGTAGGTGAGGGTCTAATAATAGTATACTGAAGATAAGTCTTAACAGTTCTCTTAAAGTGAAACATGGAGTAAAACTTGAGACAAAAACTTGTTAAtgagtcaaaaaaaaaaaaaaaaagagctcaAAAGTAAGCccagaaattgaagaaattattgAAAGAGTTTGTAGGTAGGGGGATTCGAACTTGAGATATTGGCTTTGATATCATGTTAGAAATCACTGCTTGACACAAAAGATTAAGCTGATAGGTAATTAAGGGCTTAAGGATATATGGTACTTAAGACAAGTCTTAACAAGTTTGAGATCAAAGTTTGAATTGAACTCACTGACAGCGGAAGTAGTTGTTCTTATATCAACAGAATTTACCACTTATATTCATAGGTTGGTTCAACTTAATTTGGTTTCAAACTCATCTTTGTCTGATCTCTGGAATTCCACTTCATGATGATTTACTATTACTGTTTGTTGGCAAATCTTTTAAATCATACCTCTCTAATATTTGGTTGACAGAATCTAGCTTGTACATGGAAGTGTTCATAGAATGAAAGGATGTCAATCTCTCTGGCGGGAGCTGATtgcttgaaattaattaacctATCTCCTTGTAATTCAGCTGGTCTTTTTGAAGGTAGTCCCTTAATTATCTTGAGGCAACTTCTTGTATTCCAGGAGATAACTCAAGTTCTAATCTAGAGGGGgcattcatatatatttttatggtgGACTTATGGCTGTAATTAATCATTGTCATAAGTATAGAAGAGGTTGTTTCGATTGAAACTGCATGCACGCTTCCAGTGATGAATAAATGTCATCGCGACTTTGGGAGCTTCATGCAAGATGGAATAATTGTCTTCAGCTCATGAAAGGAATGCATGCATGCGCTTGCAAATTATACCACGCATATCTTTTGTGAATGTTATCGAGTAGCTGACACCCTTGCCATTCTTAAATGGGTCTCTTCAGGCTTTTCTCTCTGTGGCCGGTCAACTTCCTATGGAGAGACAGGTTCCATGCTTCTTCTTGATTTCTACGGAGAATATGCCTATGTATATATATCGTTCTCCTTTGCTTTGGTTTTTGTGCTTAATCTGCATTGTCTTTAGTGCATTAAGCTGGATTTGATTCTGGGTATTTTTTCTGTAGTAAGAATTGATGATAATGAGACGGAAACTTGCCTTTTAAGCAACTTTAATTGACTCGTTGAGATGATTGATTTCGAACTCGTACGTTGATTAGCTGTTCTGCTTCTGCGTTAGCTCTGCAGCTTAAATATAATTCCCATTGGCGACTGCCATTTTCTCACTTCATGCGTTTTTGAAGCTGTCACCAACGTAGTCCGTCATTGCAGCTTTGTTTGACCACCTAGTATTGGATAAACCGAACTTTACCCCTACTTAggaatataattttcaatttattcttaaaaaatataaaaatatcaagttacctctattttttattgttaagaaaatgaaaaaaaaatattaatatccttctatttgttatcatctactaaatgaaaacaagggtaattaaaattttatattttttagagataaattgaaaattgtaaTTCTATCTGgatgataaattaatgtttaccctctagatttaattttttaattacttttttatccCAAATACTTTCCAAAGTGAGTGTTTTGATTAAACTAAATAgcaccattttttttgtttcaaattttcacaagtaattttacattataaacGATATTTGAACTGCTTATCGAATAAGGATTATAATCAtctccttctctctctctccttatattcataattttgtaaaaaaattgacttgattgtaaataaaatgaaaaaataaatataaaatttgaatttaaccACTAAgggggttaaaaaaaaaggacaaagaAGATGAGCCGAAATGTTTCCTTTTGCAAATTGATTTCTGGTATTTGTCCCGGGTGAAACCTCGAAAAGGCAGCATAGGTCGTCGTTTTcggctcttttttttttttttattcgttTTGAAACGACGCcgttcttcttttattttttttcttttgttctgaTTTCTTCCTTCTTTTCGTTGAACCCAACTGCAAACCACTTGCTTCTTCCTCTTCGTTCTCTTCATCCACCGACAGCCACGTTCATTTGCAAATCCAACTGCAAATCCTTCAGAACCCAGCTGCCCCTTCGTTTGCCTCGTTCCATTTTCCTTCATCGACCGAGGTTCGGCCATTCACAATCCCTAGTCTATTATTCATTAATCTAGTCTCATTTGGTCAGGATGGTGGTAATTTATTCAAGTTAAAGGACATATTTTGCACTAGTAAGGAAAATTTCAGATTCTCAGGTCAAACACACAACTTTATACTTTCCTGCACAGCCACATATATAGCTGCAGAGTCTCTTTGTTGTTGAAATGGATCAAGACATAAAAACATATGAgcacaatttttttaggaCAATCTCCAAGTTCAAAGGAAGAAATTAATGGCAATGAAATAATCATGATGCGAGATATGATTCATATAAACACAACCCAGAAGCATGCataagtttaataatttatacacATCAATCTACACTATGCTTCAAACTAAAGAAACCAGGGGCACCATTTTTCAGTTAAGGTATATtattgtttctcttctcttcgtTCCCAGCAAAtcagaacaaagaaaaaaattaaaagtagaaACGGTGTGATGAAGAGAACGAAAAGGAATAAGCAAGGGGTGTGCAGCTGGGTTAAGTTAAacgaagagaaagaagaaataagaacatagtaaaaaaaaaaaatagaagcaaAAACGGTgtcatttcaaaaataatcaaaacaaaaaaaataatagacgAAACGACGGCCTATGCTGCCATTTCATGGTTTGATCCGGGATCTCACTCGGGGTAAGTAGTATTTTCTTTACAAATTTATGTTTGAAAGCAAAGCACTTTCTGTAATAGTACTATCAAATAGTGAcgaatttagaaaaataatttatcggGGGCtagattatatattaataaaattttaaaactaaaattttaaattgatagaatatttgttaatacatttataattattctcgACGTATTTtcaagaatagaaaaatgttTGTGGTGATGacctatcattatttttaattataatataagctTTTATAGTTCTAAAAGTCAAAGTTGAAATTTTGtgaattcataaatttatagagctatttttaatagatttaatggAGGCTGATTAGAAatcttacattttttttttcttttattcttagaattttttttagccAGCGGGGCTACAGCCCCCATTGGTCACATACTACATCCGCTGCTGCTATCAAATAcaaactttaattcaaaagagAGCATATTTATGGTTATTCTAGCTTATATTcgtataatttaatttccaaGCTTATTAATATATTCTCAGGTGCAAATAATTCAAAGTATCTCTGtttcatattttatcaaaagaaattaatcttaaattatttcacACACAAAGCCACAAGAAAAGTCGTTTGAAACTAGATAACCAAATGCTCAGaactgaaataataattaacgatatacgatacaaaatacaaatagtAGTAATTTTATACACGTCAAGGTGTACGTGGTAAGGAATAGACTTCTTGTGACTCAACTCCTAAATTGCCCtaaatgattttgtttttggtgaCCAATGAATACTAGACAAcagaaaatttttttgaaaaaaaatgttgaggGCAAAAGGGTAATTGATCATGAGGAACGGGAGGAGAGACAGACGGAGAGAGCGAGCTGAGCCTGTTGGCACTGCGATCGTTTGAGTGCGGTCCCACCACTTGAACAAAAAGAGCGCACCGCCTCCGATTCTTCGGGACACGCATCCGCCACCAGACACTCCGCCAACGCCCTGTTCAGGTGCCGACACACCGACTCCCTCGCGGGACCCGATGCCACTCGCTTGTGGCACTCGCACAGCGCCCTGTGCAGCCTCTCGCAACCGCCCTTCGTCGCTTCGCCTTGCATCGCCTTCCCCTGCTCAAATTGCTAACGATGAATTCATTTACGACTATTGATCGATGTGttgttcattatttatttaaacattttgtttgttttttaaataaaatttaaagaaaaagcaatCTGCAGATCAgagtgaattaaaaaaatcgtGAGGCCAGTACATGGACCATGATCGTGAACTTTTCTCTTGACGGGCCTGGTCCACTCAAGATCGAGAACCCGGTCCAATAAGATAGATCGGTGGCGATTACCATCCCACTATAAATAAACACGAAGGTTCAATCAAGTTCTTGAAACATATTTCACTTTCGTAAAAAGTTCAATCAAATTCGTTCTGcgagagaataaattgtttcACGCTAAGGTTGAAGAAATTTGTCTCTTCAAATCATTGACTTAATTTATATACCTTAGCTTGGCTTTTACCAAACCAAGTTGGTAAGTTCAATTATAGTAGCACGCATGCTTGCTATTTACTGAAGagtcaaattttttaagagtaatgatatagttgtaaactcttgtacaaactgatgtgatattaatttattggctgaattaaatatgtattggcccacatgatttatttatattattttatattttcattcaaccaatgaattaatatacatcagtttgtacaatataaatttgtataagaatttatgactgtatcatcactcatTTCTTAATGAACATATAATGTGGATCATTTTTATAGTTGGTAAGCGAAGTCATCCACTACAAAAATTCAAAGCTTTAAGAGATCGTTTGTTATTAAACTGGCCAAACTATTCAATCAAGGGGCGgcattcatttaaaaaaaatatacgtatatgtatatgtatataaatgataaaaatgaagGGGCATGGCATGCGATAATGCGTGTGAAGTCATGCCCACGTTTTAACTGTTTCGTCAGGAATTTCGTTCAAAATTCTCCCGAGCAAAGCCCAATTTAAAACACCTTGTTTTTGGAGGATAAAATCACCCCAGCAAAACACCAATTCTCTttacaatttaatataattttattaaatgaaatgacCACTTCAccgattttatttttattcttaataattgcttttatatatttataaaatgtaaacaatttcataaaagagtTTCTCATGTTTTGTTAAGCTTTAGCTTTTGCTCGGTTCGTTTTTTCCttcaccaacaaaaaaaaaaaaaaaagtttctcaTGCAAAAGATATTAGAAAAGTCATGCATACGACAAAATCCAGTACCATCTAACGTGGCCGAACTTGActtttggaaaaaagaaaaaaagaaaaatgcatttCTCTTGTGGTCCAGAACATAAAATTGACAATGACATCTCAATAACATTCATGGCTTGCAAAATTATCATAATGACAACATTCtgtaaaagtattattttcataacccttttttttttttgaaaaaaaaaaaacaatcgtTTTTCGATCGCAAGAGCCCAACAACATTAGTGGAGGATGTTgtaagagagaagagaaatttGAACTCCGATTTATTATGTCGTATTAAAATCTACTCCTAATCTAAGATCTCCTAAACTTTTAACCATCTTATACTAATGTGTCATACAGTCCATTTTGTCGGCGCACCGCACAACTTTCCTCTGAGACGTCAATACGACTCTTGAGAATTTAAGCGAATGTTTACCGCAACGGCaccttaggaaataaaatcaccacttctgttttttttttttttttttaaaaaaaaaaatatttaaaccgTTCATGaatccagaaaaaaaaattaattttcttaagatATTCGAGCGTCACATTTCCATTTATATTCAATGAAAATGCGAAGTCATTATTCACTTCACAATATGAGATTGTAAGAAGGAGAATAAAACAAGGAAAGAGATAAACAGACAGACACCCTATGACCATGAGGAAGCTTAATCTGGTGTTCACATCCACTCCAGGAATTGGCAACCTGGTTCCTGTCGTTGAATTCGCGCGTCTCCTAACAAATCGCGACCGTCGATTCTCCGCCACCGTTCTCATCATCACCATACCGGAACGACCCATCGTCAATTCATATATCCAGACACGCGGCACCGCATTGTCCGTtcatgataatgatgatgtcAACTTCCTCCACCTTCCCACGGTGGACCCTCTCTCGCCAGATGAGTACCAATCCTCGCTGGGCTACTTGTGCACGCTGATTGAGAAACACAAACCCCACGTAAAGCATGCAATCGCTAACCTCATGGCAACCGAGTCAGGCTCGGATAATGCTGTCTCTGTTCGGGTTGCTGGGTTGTTTGTTGACATGTTTTGCACGTCCATGATTGATGTAGCTAACGAACTGGGAATTCCCAGCTATCTTTACTTTGCTTCTCCTGCGAGTTTTTTAGGGTTCTTGCTTTACTTTCCAACTCTGGACGCCCAACTCGCCACTGAGTTTGTTGACTCGGATACTGAGTTGATTGTTCCAAAAGACTCGTCTATCACTGAGTTAAAGATACCGAGTTTTGCGAACCCTTTACCTCCGCTCGTTTTACCTACAACAGCTCTGAAGAGAAAGCAGGACGGATACATGTGGTATTTATACCATGGGCGCAGGTACTTGGAAACCAAGGGGATGATTGTAAATACGTTCCAAGAACTTGAACCGTATGCAATCGACTCGCTTCGTGTCACGGAGATGCCACCGGTCTACCCTATTGGACCGGTTTTGGACCTCCACGGACTGGCTCAATGGCACCCAGACCGGGCCAGTCAAGAGAAGATCATGAGATGGCTCGATGATCAACCTCCATCATCGGTGGTGTTCTTGTGCTTCGGGAGCATGGGAAGCCTTAGTGAGGCTCAATTGAGAGAGATTGCGGTCGGATTGGAGCGGACCGGATTTCGGTTCTTGTGGTCAATCCGTGAACCGTCCAAGGGCACAATTTATCTCCCGGGTGAATACACAAACCTTGAGGAAATACTGCCCGAAGGATTTTTCCATCGCACGGCTAAGATTGGATTAGTGTGTGGATGGGTCCCGCAAGTTACGATCTTGGCCCACCAGGCCGTAGGAGGGTTTGTATCGCATTGTGGGTGGAATTCAATACTGGAGAGTCTATGGTTCGGTGTTCCAATGGCGACGTGGCCTGTGTATGCGGAGCAACAAATGAATGCGTTTCAATTGGTGAAGGAATTTGGATTAGCGGTGGAGATTAGATTGGATTATAGGGAGGGGAGTGATTTGGTGTTGGCGGAGGAGTTAGAGAAGGGGTTGCAACAATTGATGGACGGTGATGATCAGGTGCGGAGAAAGGTAAAACAGATGAAAGAAAAGAGTAGGACGGCTATGATGGAGGATGGATCATCATATAAATCTTTGGGATCGTTGATTGAAGAATTAATGGCTAATATTTGATGCTAAAACAAAAGTAGCTTCAAGCAATTACAGGGTgtcatttgtttttaaataaatagtacGGTTGAATTAGGTGGCAAATGGAAAGTGTTTCTTTTGTATTTGGTCGGTTGCTTAAAAGCTATGTCTACGAgagaattattttatagttgggagtcatttgaaataatcaaattattcgctgtatttatttagaaaaataaatctattaaaaatttaaattttgaaaaatatctaaaGTCCTTTTCACCAATCTCTTTCTctaatttcttgattttttttttaatttttcgtcactgataaaaaattattttttttttaataatgagttTTGTCCCTCTTAATTTGTGAAACTCTATAATAGAACTAattatttgcattaaaaagaaaatatcttaaagACTTGATGAGAATtggaaaattaagaataaaaaaaaggaaatggatactaagtaattttataaaaatttattttgataataaatttttaggtgAGATTATTTACGCTCTAGAAAATACTTTGAACACTCTATTAATTTGTACACTCATCTActaatactaaattaaaaaaaaatggatattACTTTGTACACtctttaaaatactaaaaggAATCctcaactaaatttttaagtaattatatttaattactcTACAcgcataaaatttataattcacTGGAAAAATAACTCGAAACACTCATTTcttgtataaaattttattcttttgaaaatcAGGTGTCAGAAtactataaaagaaaataaatcatcttATTTTCCATGttcattattcttcttttcaataagttttattattagttaaattttaatgtattacttctttttcttttgttttttcttagTGGCGGACCTACAATTGGGCTACCCAATCCTAATCAGAAAAAAACCATTTACACCCACtgtattttcattaattttatataataatagagtttttcttttattttcaaatatttccttaattaattatatttttgccaattgaaattagtgacttatgttataaaatgattaaattatatatttattgaatagacTTAAAATAGTGGGGGGCTAAAATGTTATTACTgctttagtttatttaaaaaaattataattgaaaaaaaatgccaatttaaataaaattatcactaGTATTAAAAGTACTTACAAAAACAACATGTAATAGCAATTATCaacattttcataaactttttatgtgaattttgAGATTTCATTTAGTAGTTACAATAATTAAGATAGcaagttagaaaataatatttgagtATTTTGAGGAGGTTTTACTAGAAGAATTACTATATGATTCTTCAAAGAGAGTCAAAGCGCATACTAAAGAAACAACAACATTCAAATATGTTTTTACTGGATGAGcttagtttattattgaaacttttaaggaataatatgtttataattttaaaagatgaataaattttagttgattaatttctttaagcCTAGTAGCTAGCTACTTGActtcaaatattaaagttttacttgtgaattttaattgattgtgaTTCCATgcattgatttaatttagcttaaaattcttaattgattaattaattcttatataattaCGTGTTATTATAAGTTGTCATGtcatatttcataattaaaaaataatattttagccCGAGATAATATAAATGATTGGGTCAGCCCCTGTTTTTCATtgaatatcaattttaattttcaacttttttttaaaatagaaactgAATTGCCTTAGAATCctaatactttaaaaaaaaaaaagtcaattatATGGCATGAAGCTTTTTCACCCTAAGCCAGCAAACAGACACGTACACCAAGCACGATCGGCTAATGCATCAGCTAGCTGATTACAAGAAGCAAAGGAATCTATCAAATTTATAAGGCATTACAAGGCAAAATTAGTCATCTACGTATTAAGGATTTGACagtgagaaaattaaatgttgGATGGGCATGTTAAATGAGTGTTCAAAgtagtaattttatatttgtttataacATATGgtccttaataataataatccatttTGCGATAGTagaatattttgattaaagatGGCTAATGGGTCATGCCAACCATCAAAGATGAAATACCAGCTAAGCAACCTAAGAGGGTGGTGAATTgagtttctaaaaaattatgaaataattaaatcaaaatccaatgcaaatatctaataaaattaagcaaataacaaacaaataaataacaacaattaaaatgTAAAGAGAGAAGGGAAAGAGAATCAAAcacgagatttttacgtggtttggcAAACCCTACCTACGTTCACGCCTCCAAACTCATCGGATTTGATGATTCCATTAACCAAGCCCTATACACCCCAAGGTTTAAAAatctttacaattgacttccaaagtgcaatttagtttattatcatcaaaatcaatattgtaggaatatttatgttaacagaATGAAGGCTCATGCATGCTCGTACTTGTGCTATACCGTGTCGTGCCTACTATGTACTTCGTGCCATGcctaattttttatgcttAGGCCCAGCCCAGCACACATGGCGTGATGTGTCGTGCTTGAGAAAAATAGAacaataaactttttttttaatttttttaagaaggcATGACAAATTattgacatattttttttaagcttatGTACTTTTTTGAGTTTATGTGTCTCTAGTCAAATTCAATAtaatcaaaaattcaaaactcaagtctatattcaataataataaactaataatagtaagagAATATATTACTAATTATTAAGTTAGACCTTACggcattaaaattttttttaacacttaacaacaacaacaataatattaaatttttcttaatggttcatttaattgttaactCGGATTAACATTGAGTCATAAATCATAGTTCATATAACATTAATACATAtctataaaatcatgatatttataattttatttattaaaatcatgatatcaattattaatttaataaattataaacataaatcaattagagtattttttaaaaaaactaagaattaaatgaatttagaaaacttgcgctaataaaatatttcaagttatttgtaaaattataaaattttaaatttacttttattaaaaagtgaAACATACTTATTATAGGTATTTTCTCATGTGTGTTTTAACCTAACTATAATCTTACTGTACTTTTAAGGTCCCacgtatttaaaattttaagttcgGCCCAACCTGCATGCATGTCATGTTGTGCCACGTGTCCCACTGAAACGTTCTCGTGTTGTACCACTTGCCGCTTGACCCATTAGCcatctctaattttaataacaaataactctataaaaatatgagcgttaaaagtaatttttatagtgtaaataaataacatcgtcttaaaattttaaattaaaaaatatgtaaaaagaaaattagttggTTCAAATAaccacttttattttgtttttcaatacGTAAACCTCCAAATTTGTGTTATGAATTgaaactttaagaaaaaaaaaaaaaaacattgtgATGGTTCATGGTTGTAACATACAACACAGATAACggttgtaaatttattttccttgTCAAGGCTGTGTTTTTTTGGGCTAATCTAAAAGCACTTGGTTGTGGTGGAACCCATACTTCGATAAACTCTGTCAATAATTGCTTTGCTGTGCCTTTTTCTCCACGAAAGACTTTAAATTTCTACGCctttttcaattcattttttctttctttctttctttctttattttgctcCACTCTCAAGAACACACAATCTTTCAATTCTCATGCGTGAGAAAAGGCACCAACTGTTGGGacaaatcatattaaaattatatacatgAGACAAAAGAATACATATGTCCAATCACATATTCTTCCAACCAAAATTAGTGAGTTTTGAGGGTGCCAATTACGGTTAGCttatttaatatgaatttttggATGGTCAAACCCAATTTGagatttgaagttttgaaCTCATTCATATGGGTGAAGAGTGATTTAATTTAcaatctcttcttcttcttcttcttcttcttcttcttttgggttaaaaatagaaaccgtaacaattttttttttccatgcaTGAAAAgtggaaaatttaaaaagtgtgGATCTCGTTTAATTCTCGAGAGAGTGAAGAGTAAATTTTACAATGATGTAACTCAGTTTTAGTGTGAGGACTACATTACGTTAAAACAGCTTCATGTGTGAATGCTAAAATTATATTCTGATAGAAGTccattgatgatgatttgatAATTGACATATAAAGAAAGATAATGTGGGGGTGGCATGACATGATGCGAAGATAATGTAAGAGATAATATATGTCACAATTGGAGAGATAGGCTGACAGTGAGAGGCTGATTTTACCTTCCAG contains:
- the LOC102627503 gene encoding uncharacterized protein LOC102627503 — encoded protein: MQGEATKGGCERLHRALCECHKRVASGPARESVCRHLNRALAECLVADACPEESEAVRSFCSSGGTALKRSQCQQAQLALSVCLSSRSS
- the LOC102627218 gene encoding UDP-glycosyltransferase 43-like, producing the protein MTMRKLNLVFTSTPGIGNLVPVVEFARLLTNRDRRFSATVLIITIPERPIVNSYIQTRGTALSVHDNDDVNFLHLPTVDPLSPDEYQSSLGYLCTLIEKHKPHVKHAIANLMATESGSDNAVSVRVAGLFVDMFCTSMIDVANELGIPSYLYFASPASFLGFLLYFPTLDAQLATEFVDSDTELIVPKDSSITELKIPSFANPLPPLVLPTTALKRKQDGYMWYLYHGRRYLETKGMIVNTFQELEPYAIDSLRVTEMPPVYPIGPVLDLHGLAQWHPDRASQEKIMRWLDDQPPSSVVFLCFGSMGSLSEAQLREIAVGLERTGFRFLWSIREPSKGTIYLPGEYTNLEEILPEGFFHRTAKIGLVCGWVPQVTILAHQAVGGFVSHCGWNSILESLWFGVPMATWPVYAEQQMNAFQLVKEFGLAVEIRLDYREGSDLVLAEELEKGLQQLMDGDDQVRRKVKQMKEKSRTAMMEDGSSYKSLGSLIEELMANI